Proteins found in one Methylobacterium sp. CB376 genomic segment:
- a CDS encoding adenylate/guanylate cyclase domain-containing protein, which produces MIPHHVWFWVAMLALSTGAGLVYDALFSNGIPVVAAVYGFCIGVCGLLLERGLLVPRLQARCRQLPTLLYVPLAELAYVGMIALGHGLGGLLVWGTGLSRDRFVDAVIPSPRALVYALAVSALLVFVVRMRDLIGAEVFVNLMIGRYHRPVEEERIFLFVDVVGSTAYAETRGDLKAQAYLSAVFAAVAEPVRRYQGSTDDFIGDMAMITWPMARGLQDARCVACVFAIREALTRDSAAWRERFGVVPEVRAALHGGSVVTAEVGVDRHKIAYFGDAVNVTARIETLCRTLDAPVLISADLLDLLPHLPPGVRATPLGRHTLRGRDQTLAVASLARDALPEAAAAGSGAAGRMRAAR; this is translated from the coding sequence CTGATCCCGCACCACGTCTGGTTCTGGGTCGCCATGCTGGCGCTCAGCACCGGCGCGGGGCTCGTGTACGACGCGCTCTTCAGCAACGGCATCCCGGTCGTCGCCGCGGTCTACGGCTTCTGCATCGGCGTGTGCGGCCTCCTCCTGGAGCGCGGCCTGCTGGTGCCGCGCCTCCAGGCCCGCTGCCGGCAGCTGCCCACCCTCCTCTACGTGCCCCTCGCCGAACTGGCCTATGTGGGGATGATCGCTCTCGGGCACGGGCTCGGCGGCCTGCTCGTGTGGGGCACGGGGCTCAGCCGCGACCGCTTCGTCGACGCCGTCATCCCCTCACCCCGCGCCCTCGTCTACGCCCTCGCGGTGTCGGCCCTGCTCGTCTTCGTGGTCCGCATGCGCGACCTGATCGGCGCCGAGGTCTTCGTCAACCTGATGATCGGGCGCTACCACCGGCCGGTCGAGGAGGAGCGCATCTTCCTGTTCGTCGACGTGGTCGGGTCCACCGCCTACGCGGAGACCCGCGGCGACCTGAAGGCGCAGGCGTACCTGTCGGCCGTCTTCGCGGCCGTCGCCGAACCCGTCCGCCGCTACCAGGGCTCGACGGACGACTTCATCGGCGACATGGCGATGATCACCTGGCCGATGGCCCGCGGCCTGCAGGATGCGCGCTGCGTGGCCTGCGTGTTCGCGATTCGGGAAGCGCTGACGCGGGACTCGGCCGCGTGGCGCGAGCGGTTCGGCGTCGTGCCGGAGGTGCGCGCCGCCCTGCACGGCGGCTCGGTGGTCACCGCCGAGGTCGGGGTCGACCGGCACAAGATCGCGTATTTCGGTGACGCCGTGAACGTGACCGCGCGGATCGAGACCCTTTGCCGCACCCTGGACGCGCCCGTCCTGATCTCGGCCGATCTCCTCGACCTGCTGCCCCACCTGCCGCCGGGCGTGCGCGCGACGCCGCTCGGGCGGCACACCCTGCGCGGGCGGGACCAGACCCTGGCCGTGGCCTCCCTCGCCCGCGACGCGCTCCCCGAGGCGGCCGCCGCGGGATCCGGCGCGGCGGGACGGATGCGGGCCGCCCGCTGA
- the ccmE gene encoding cytochrome c maturation protein CcmE: MTRKQRRLVFIGTCGAVLAVALGLVLWAMSGTIVFFRSPSEIAREAVAPGVRFRLGGLVEAGSVVRGPDSQVTFAVTDNAARLPVRYRGLLPDLFREGQGVVAEGAMEPGGVFRADTVLAKHDETYMPREVADALKKSGRWQEGAGHPAPAPPRTASGEARAP, encoded by the coding sequence GTGACCCGCAAGCAGCGTCGGCTCGTCTTCATCGGCACTTGCGGGGCGGTGCTCGCGGTGGCGCTGGGGCTGGTGCTCTGGGCGATGAGCGGCACCATCGTGTTCTTCCGCTCCCCGAGCGAGATCGCCCGCGAGGCCGTGGCGCCGGGCGTGCGCTTCCGCCTCGGCGGCCTCGTCGAGGCGGGCTCGGTCGTGCGCGGGCCCGACAGCCAGGTCACCTTCGCGGTCACCGACAACGCCGCCCGCCTGCCGGTGCGCTACCGGGGCCTGTTGCCGGACCTGTTCCGCGAGGGTCAGGGCGTGGTGGCGGAGGGGGCGATGGAGCCGGGCGGCGTGTTCCGCGCCGACACGGTGCTGGCCAAGCACGACGAGACCTACATGCCGCGCGAGGTCGCGGACGCGCTCAAGAAGTCGGGCCGCTGGCAGGAGGGCGCCGGCCATCCGGCGCCGGCTCCGCCGCGCACGGCGAGCGGCGAGGCGCGCGCGCCCTGA
- a CDS encoding cytochrome c-type biogenesis protein — protein MPRLLPVALLLLLAFAPAARAVQPNEVMADPQLEARARDISAGLRCLVCQNQSIDDSDAPLARDLRLIVRERLRQGDDDQAVVDYVVRRYGEFVLLRPVLAWHTAVLWLTPPAVLALGGLGLWLRARRRRPARPASLSPEEEAALAELTRPR, from the coding sequence ATGCCGCGTCTCCTCCCCGTCGCCCTCCTGCTGCTCCTCGCCTTCGCCCCCGCCGCCCGGGCGGTGCAGCCGAACGAGGTGATGGCCGACCCGCAGCTCGAGGCGCGGGCGCGCGACATCTCGGCGGGCCTGCGCTGCCTCGTCTGCCAGAACCAGTCGATCGACGATTCCGACGCGCCGCTCGCCCGCGACCTGCGGCTGATCGTGCGCGAGCGCCTGCGCCAGGGCGACGACGATCAGGCCGTGGTCGACTACGTCGTGCGGCGCTACGGGGAATTCGTGCTGCTGCGGCCCGTCCTGGCGTGGCACACGGCCGTGCTCTGGCTCACGCCCCCGGCGGTGCTCGCCCTCGGCGGGCTCGGCCTGTGGCTGCGCGCCCGGCGCCGCCGGCCCGCGCGGCCGGCCTCCCTGTCGCCGGAGGAGGAGGCGGCCCTCGCCGAGCTCACGAGGCCGCGCTGA
- a CDS encoding PilZ domain-containing protein produces MLLRIAGRYLLPNGDEHACETRSLSPAEADLLAAVPGLLGDPVTIYLDTIGAITGVIRSLTPTGFVVAIEVSPERRARIAARLDWLAARANGRIDQRSDARIVPVTKAVEVKLPDGALLPGTLIDLSMSGAAVAMAARPAVGATVTVGKRFATVVRHLDGGIAVAFKLPFRPETFNDQVVL; encoded by the coding sequence GTGCTCCTGCGGATCGCGGGCCGCTACCTTCTGCCGAACGGCGACGAGCATGCCTGCGAGACGCGGAGCCTCTCGCCGGCGGAGGCCGACCTGCTCGCCGCCGTGCCGGGGCTCCTCGGCGATCCGGTCACCATCTACCTCGACACGATCGGGGCGATCACGGGCGTGATCCGGTCCCTGACGCCCACCGGCTTCGTCGTCGCGATCGAGGTGTCGCCCGAGCGCCGCGCCCGGATCGCGGCCCGGCTCGACTGGCTGGCGGCGCGGGCGAACGGCCGCATCGACCAGCGCAGCGACGCGCGCATCGTGCCGGTGACCAAGGCCGTTGAGGTGAAGCTGCCGGACGGCGCGCTCCTGCCCGGCACCCTGATCGACCTCTCGATGTCGGGCGCCGCCGTGGCGATGGCGGCCCGCCCGGCCGTGGGCGCCACCGTCACGGTCGGCAAGCGCTTCGCCACGGTGGTGCGCCACCTCGACGGCGGCATCGCGGTCGCGTTCAAGCTGCCGTTCCGGCCCGAGACCTTCAACGACCAGGTCGTGCTGTGA
- a CDS encoding heme lyase CcmF/NrfE family subunit encodes MLIEAGHYALALALALSLAQAVMPAWAARARDPILRSVAVPAALATFACIAFAFAALTLAHVRSDFSVLNVFENSHSLKPLVYKISGVWGNHEGSMLLWVLILALFGAIVALARDSVPAALRANTLGVQATVTFVFLLFILTTSNPFARLDPAPAEGRDLNPILQDPGLAIHPPLLYLGYVGFSITFAFAIAALLEGRIDAVWARAVRPWTLLAWCFLTVGIAMGSYWAYYELGWGGWWFWDPVENASLMPWLAGTALIHSTVVMEKRDALKVWTVLLAILTFSLSLLGTFLVRSGVLTSVHTFATDPARGTFILAILVLFIGGSLALFAWRAPLLRQGGIFAPISREGALVLNNLFLSAACATVLVGTLYPLVLESLTGEKISVGAPFFNLTFLPLAVPLLLLVPFGQTLAWKRGDLGAAAQRLLIGVGAGIAATLGMIALRRGGPAAAPLGIGLGAYLVVGAAMEIATRAKGRSLGLSLRRAAGLPRSAWGTAMAHAGVGLTVIGIAAQAWSVEALATVPRGGQLTAGPYTATLSGIVPRTGPNYTETVAQLAIRGPDGALVGTLDPGKRFFGARNMAVSEASLLTIGVSQVYASVGESQADGALGIRLYYKPLVLLIWLGAVVMALGGGLSLTDRRFRIGAPAQRRVPAESAPVPAE; translated from the coding sequence TTGCTGATCGAGGCTGGTCACTACGCGCTGGCGCTCGCGCTCGCCCTCTCGCTCGCCCAGGCGGTGATGCCGGCCTGGGCCGCCCGCGCCCGCGACCCAATCCTGCGCAGCGTCGCCGTTCCGGCCGCGCTCGCGACCTTCGCCTGCATCGCCTTCGCGTTCGCCGCCCTCACGCTGGCGCATGTGCGCTCGGACTTCTCGGTCCTCAACGTGTTCGAGAATTCCCACTCGCTCAAGCCGCTCGTCTACAAGATCTCCGGCGTCTGGGGGAACCACGAGGGCTCGATGCTCCTCTGGGTGCTGATCCTGGCGCTGTTCGGGGCGATCGTGGCGCTCGCCCGCGATTCGGTTCCGGCGGCCCTGCGGGCCAACACGCTGGGCGTGCAGGCCACGGTCACCTTCGTGTTCCTGCTCTTCATCCTGACGACGTCGAACCCCTTCGCGCGGCTCGACCCCGCCCCGGCCGAGGGACGCGACCTCAACCCGATCCTCCAGGATCCGGGCCTCGCGATCCACCCGCCGCTCCTCTACCTCGGCTATGTCGGGTTCTCGATCACCTTCGCCTTCGCGATCGCGGCACTCCTCGAGGGGCGCATCGACGCGGTCTGGGCCCGGGCGGTGCGGCCCTGGACGCTCCTGGCATGGTGCTTCCTCACGGTCGGCATCGCGATGGGCTCGTACTGGGCCTATTACGAGCTCGGCTGGGGCGGCTGGTGGTTCTGGGACCCGGTCGAGAACGCCTCGCTGATGCCCTGGCTCGCCGGGACCGCGCTGATCCACTCCACCGTCGTGATGGAGAAGCGCGACGCGCTCAAGGTCTGGACGGTGCTGCTCGCCATCCTGACCTTCTCGCTCTCGCTGCTCGGCACGTTCCTGGTGCGCTCGGGCGTGCTCACCTCGGTCCACACCTTCGCGACCGACCCGGCGCGCGGCACCTTCATCCTCGCCATCCTGGTCCTGTTCATCGGCGGCTCGCTGGCGCTGTTCGCGTGGCGGGCGCCGCTGCTGCGCCAGGGCGGGATCTTCGCGCCGATCTCCCGCGAGGGGGCGCTCGTCCTCAACAACCTCTTCCTGTCGGCGGCCTGCGCCACGGTGCTGGTCGGCACCCTCTACCCGCTGGTCCTCGAATCCCTGACCGGCGAGAAGATCTCCGTGGGGGCGCCGTTCTTCAACCTCACCTTCCTGCCGCTCGCGGTGCCCCTCCTCCTGCTCGTCCCCTTCGGGCAGACCCTGGCCTGGAAGCGGGGCGACCTCGGGGCGGCGGCGCAGCGCCTGCTGATCGGCGTCGGTGCCGGGATCGCGGCGACGCTCGGGATGATCGCCCTGCGGCGCGGCGGGCCCGCGGCGGCGCCGCTCGGCATCGGTCTCGGCGCCTACCTGGTGGTCGGCGCCGCCATGGAGATCGCGACCCGCGCCAAGGGGCGCTCCCTCGGCCTGTCGCTGCGCCGCGCCGCCGGCCTGCCGCGCTCGGCCTGGGGCACCGCGATGGCGCATGCGGGCGTCGGCCTCACGGTGATCGGCATCGCCGCCCAGGCCTGGAGCGTCGAGGCGCTCGCCACGGTGCCGCGGGGCGGTCAGCTCACGGCCGGCCCCTACACGGCGACCCTGAGCGGGATCGTGCCGCGCACCGGGCCGAACTACACCGAGACCGTGGCCCAGCTCGCGATCCGGGGACCGGACGGCGCGCTCGTCGGCACGCTGGACCCCGGCAAGCGCTTCTTCGGCGCCCGCAACATGGCGGTGAGCGAGGCGAGCCTGCTGACGATCGGGGTGAGCCAGGTCTACGCGAGCGTCGGCGAGAGCCAGGCGGACGGCGCGCTCGGCATCCGCCTCTACTACAAGCCGCTGGTGCTGCTGATCTGGCTCGGCGCCGTGGTGATGGCGCTCGGCGGCGGGCTCTCCCTCACCGACCGGCGCTTCCGGATCGGCGCCCCTGCCCAGCGCCGGGTGCCCGCCGAGTCCGCGCCGGTTCCGGCGGAGTAG
- a CDS encoding GGDEF domain-containing protein, with protein sequence MVLDAATLMLVTMFVTLIVGLLFLLSWRQARQTRALAIWGFAHLLGAAGSALISGRGLIPDALSVGLANAIMLGAYALIWSGARSFEGRGTSPAALLAAPLLWLAACAVPDFYASMTARIVGASGAAALLCGLTAWEIWRGRDEPLVSRAPAAAVVGSEALLYAVRIPATLTFPVPAGNPLVSPWVAVLCFAALLYTVAIAFLFMALAKERLEWEQRLSALSDPLTGVCNRRGLEVRAASLLASGRATLLLFDLDHFKRVNDTYGHAIGDAVLVGFCAAAQALLPPQAVLARLGGEEFACLLPADAAAGPIAETIRRAVAALRPDCEPGLRITVSVGAARGGTSLERLLARADAALYEAKRLGRDRVVWAAGARRGDRALSAAS encoded by the coding sequence ATGGTGCTCGATGCCGCGACGCTGATGCTCGTGACGATGTTCGTCACGCTGATCGTCGGCCTGCTGTTCCTGCTGTCGTGGCGGCAGGCGCGGCAGACCCGGGCCCTGGCGATCTGGGGCTTCGCGCATCTCCTCGGGGCCGCGGGCTCGGCGCTGATCTCCGGGCGCGGCCTGATCCCGGACGCGCTGTCGGTCGGGCTCGCCAACGCCATCATGCTGGGCGCCTACGCGCTGATCTGGAGCGGCGCCCGCAGCTTCGAAGGGCGCGGGACCTCCCCGGCCGCGCTCCTCGCCGCGCCGCTCCTCTGGCTGGCCGCCTGCGCGGTACCTGATTTCTACGCCTCGATGACCGCGCGGATCGTCGGCGCCTCCGGCGCCGCCGCCCTGCTCTGCGGCCTGACCGCGTGGGAGATCTGGCGAGGGCGGGACGAGCCGCTGGTCTCGCGCGCGCCCGCCGCCGCGGTGGTGGGGAGCGAGGCGCTGCTCTACGCCGTGCGCATCCCGGCCACCCTGACCTTCCCGGTCCCCGCCGGGAACCCGCTGGTCAGCCCCTGGGTGGCGGTGCTCTGCTTCGCGGCCCTGCTCTACACGGTGGCGATCGCCTTCCTGTTCATGGCGCTGGCCAAGGAGCGGCTCGAATGGGAGCAGCGGCTGAGCGCCCTCTCCGACCCGCTCACCGGCGTTTGCAACCGCCGCGGCCTGGAGGTGCGGGCCGCCTCCCTCCTGGCGAGCGGGCGGGCGACGCTGCTGCTGTTCGACCTCGACCACTTCAAGCGCGTGAACGACACCTACGGGCACGCGATCGGCGACGCGGTGCTGGTCGGCTTCTGCGCCGCCGCCCAGGCGCTGCTGCCGCCCCAGGCGGTGCTGGCGCGGCTCGGCGGCGAGGAATTCGCCTGCCTGCTCCCCGCCGACGCCGCGGCCGGCCCGATCGCCGAGACGATCCGGCGGGCGGTCGCGGCGCTGCGGCCGGATTGCGAGCCGGGCCTGCGCATCACGGTGAGCGTCGGCGCTGCCCGGGGCGGCACCAGCCTGGAGCGGCTTCTCGCGCGGGCGGACGCGGCGCTCTACGAGGCCAAGCGCCTCGGCCGCGACCGCGTGGTCTGGGCCGCGGGCGCCCGGCGGGGAGACCGCGCGCTCAGCGCGGCCTCGTGA
- a CDS encoding hemolysin family protein, giving the protein MIFSDSAWGTGLGLFAVVFLVFANGFFVAAEFALVAVRRSRVQELVAERRANAAALQRATDHLDAHLAATQLGITISSLALGWVGEPALAHLIEPLLAWLPSPLGIASAHAIAVAIAFVVITALHIVLGELAPKSLALQRSERTALVVVRPLRLFLILFRPAIAFLNGLGNGVLRLCGLQPGTGEDSLHSPAELTLLVAASQEAGLIQEAQQEAVARIFGIGERRIRDIMTPRHEVDWVDVEEPREAILDSVRACRHEALVASRGEIHEIVGVLRKQDILNQILDGAEPDIAGLVREPIVVHEAMPILRVLETFKAKPVRMAIVVDEYGNLEGIVTQTDLLEAIAGDIPDAEDEEPMVVERQDGSLLIDGMMPAVEAFERLGFSQAPDTDEYSTLAGYVISELGRIPTAGDTFEREGWRFEVVDMDGRRVDKVLAERPSP; this is encoded by the coding sequence GTGATTTTTTCCGACAGCGCTTGGGGAACCGGCCTCGGCCTGTTCGCCGTCGTGTTCCTCGTCTTCGCGAACGGGTTCTTCGTCGCGGCCGAATTCGCCCTGGTGGCGGTGCGGCGCAGCCGGGTTCAGGAACTCGTGGCGGAGCGGAGGGCCAATGCCGCCGCCCTGCAGCGCGCGACCGATCACCTCGACGCGCATCTCGCGGCGACGCAACTCGGCATCACCATCTCGTCGCTCGCCCTCGGCTGGGTCGGCGAGCCGGCCCTGGCCCACCTGATCGAGCCGCTGCTGGCGTGGCTGCCCTCCCCCCTCGGCATCGCGAGCGCCCACGCGATCGCGGTCGCGATCGCCTTCGTGGTGATCACGGCCCTCCACATCGTGCTCGGCGAACTGGCGCCCAAGAGCCTCGCCCTCCAGCGCAGCGAGCGCACCGCCCTGGTGGTGGTGCGCCCCCTGCGCCTGTTCCTGATCCTGTTCCGGCCGGCCATCGCCTTCCTGAACGGGCTCGGCAACGGCGTGCTGCGCCTGTGCGGCCTGCAGCCGGGCACGGGCGAGGATTCGCTGCACTCGCCCGCCGAACTGACCCTGTTGGTGGCGGCGAGCCAGGAGGCCGGGCTGATCCAGGAGGCGCAGCAGGAGGCGGTGGCGAGGATCTTCGGGATCGGCGAGCGCCGCATCAGGGACATCATGACCCCGCGGCACGAGGTCGATTGGGTCGATGTCGAGGAGCCGCGGGAGGCGATCCTCGACTCGGTCCGCGCGTGCCGCCACGAGGCCCTGGTGGCGAGCCGCGGCGAGATCCACGAGATCGTCGGCGTGCTGCGCAAGCAGGACATCCTCAACCAGATCCTGGACGGCGCCGAGCCGGACATTGCCGGGCTGGTCCGCGAGCCGATCGTCGTCCACGAGGCGATGCCGATCCTGCGGGTGCTGGAGACCTTCAAGGCCAAGCCGGTCCGGATGGCGATCGTCGTCGACGAGTACGGCAATCTCGAAGGGATCGTGACGCAGACCGACCTGCTGGAGGCGATCGCGGGCGACATTCCGGACGCCGAGGACGAGGAGCCGATGGTGGTCGAGCGCCAGGACGGCTCGCTCCTGATCGACGGGATGATGCCGGCCGTGGAGGCCTTCGAGCGCCTCGGTTTCAGCCAAGCTCCCGACACCGACGAGTACTCGACCCTCGCCGGCTACGTGATCTCCGAACTCGGCCGCATCCCGACCGCCGGCGACACGTTCGAGCGCGAGGGCTGGCGCTTCGAGGTGGTCGACATGGATGGCCGCCGGGTCGACAAGGTGCTGGCGGAGCGGCCCTCGCCGTGA
- a CDS encoding MucR family transcriptional regulator → MSESEASTDYIELAADIVSAFVSKNSVPMADLPALIASVHETLGRLGKDPAEEKPEPLTPAVPIKKSITPDYLICLEDGKKFKSLKRHLRSRYGLTPEEYRARWNLAPDYPMVAPNYAAARSELAKTMGLGQQRRRTGGGRRDGA, encoded by the coding sequence ATGAGTGAGAGTGAGGCGTCGACGGACTACATCGAATTGGCCGCCGACATTGTGTCGGCGTTCGTGAGCAAGAACTCGGTGCCAATGGCGGATTTGCCGGCGCTGATCGCCTCGGTTCACGAGACGCTCGGGCGTCTCGGCAAGGATCCGGCAGAAGAAAAGCCCGAACCTCTGACCCCGGCCGTGCCGATCAAGAAGTCGATCACCCCGGACTATCTCATCTGTCTCGAGGATGGGAAGAAGTTCAAGTCACTGAAGCGCCATCTGCGCAGCCGATATGGTCTGACGCCGGAGGAGTACCGGGCGCGGTGGAACCTTGCTCCGGATTATCCGATGGTGGCGCCGAACTATGCGGCGGCGCGGTCCGAACTGGCGAAGACCATGGGTCTCGGCCAGCAGCGGCGGCGCACGGGGGGCGGCCGGCGCGACGGCGCCTGA
- a CDS encoding DUF1194 domain-containing protein produces the protein MRRSSLACLALLLCCAVGRSAEAPVEVDVALVLAVDVSLSMTAEEQLVQRSGYVEAFRSAVVQRAVGLGQIGRIAVTYVEWAGVGNQRVVVPWTLIGSPEEAASFAERLAQSPPRRSTWTSIASAIDFSVGLLSHGGFAPLRRVIDVSGDGPNNQGRPVTRARDDAVDRGITINGLPLMIREPSGPWDIKDLDLYYRDCVIGGPGSFMIPVREREQFAEAIRVKIVREVAERGAAAPLRRTQAASPTNCLVGDRPSPDWD, from the coding sequence ATGCGGCGATCGAGCCTCGCCTGTCTCGCCCTGCTCCTGTGCTGCGCCGTCGGGCGCAGCGCGGAGGCGCCGGTCGAGGTCGACGTCGCCCTCGTCCTCGCCGTCGACGTCTCGCTCTCGATGACGGCGGAGGAGCAGCTGGTCCAGCGCAGCGGCTACGTGGAGGCCTTCCGCTCGGCGGTGGTGCAGAGGGCGGTCGGCCTCGGCCAGATCGGGCGCATCGCGGTGACCTACGTGGAATGGGCCGGCGTCGGCAACCAGCGCGTCGTGGTGCCCTGGACGCTGATCGGCTCGCCCGAGGAGGCCGCCTCCTTCGCCGAGCGCCTCGCCCAGAGCCCGCCGCGCCGCTCGACCTGGACCTCGATCGCCAGCGCCATCGACTTCTCGGTCGGGCTGTTGTCGCATGGCGGCTTCGCGCCGCTGCGGCGGGTGATCGACGTGTCGGGCGACGGGCCCAACAACCAGGGGCGGCCCGTGACCCGCGCCCGCGACGACGCGGTCGACAGGGGCATCACCATCAACGGCCTGCCGCTGATGATCCGCGAGCCGTCCGGCCCCTGGGACATCAAGGACCTCGACCTCTACTACCGCGACTGCGTGATCGGCGGCCCGGGCAGCTTCATGATCCCGGTGCGGGAGCGCGAGCAATTCGCCGAGGCGATCCGCGTGAAGATCGTGCGCGAGGTCGCCGAGCGGGGCGCCGCCGCGCCCCTCCGGCGGACCCAGGCCGCCTCGCCGACGAACTGCCTCGTCGGCGATCGGCCGAGCCCTGACTGGGATTAA
- a CDS encoding EF-hand domain-containing protein: protein MRMSSYRTVLLAGLLAVSPLLACGAAEAKPKAGNRTITAVDTDSDGTIDLTEAKAAATKVFEAAEKDNDGTVDATELKGRLSRKELKAADPDNDGTLTKDEYLALVEARFKAADPDTDGTLDAKELATPAGKALARLLK, encoded by the coding sequence ATGAGGATGTCTTCGTACCGGACCGTGCTGCTCGCGGGTCTGCTGGCCGTATCGCCGCTGCTGGCCTGCGGGGCGGCCGAGGCCAAGCCGAAGGCGGGAAACCGCACGATCACGGCGGTCGACACGGATTCGGACGGCACGATCGACCTGACCGAAGCCAAGGCGGCCGCCACCAAGGTCTTCGAGGCGGCCGAGAAGGACAATGACGGCACGGTCGACGCCACGGAGCTGAAGGGCCGGCTGAGCCGCAAGGAGCTGAAGGCGGCGGACCCGGACAATGACGGCACCCTCACCAAGGACGAGTACCTCGCCCTGGTCGAGGCGCGCTTCAAGGCGGCGGACCCGGACACTGACGGCACGCTCGACGCCAAGGAACTCGCCACCCCGGCCGGCAAGGCGCTCGCGCGGCTCCTGAAGTAA
- a CDS encoding GGDEF domain-containing protein, with product MLDVATLLAVATCLCFIVGLLFLLSWRQAPRTRALAIWGVGHLLAAVASVLLAGQGTLPDLVSIGLANALMLGAFGLMWSGARSFEGRRTPLAALAAAPALWCAACAVPAFLASSSGRVMLVAALAAVPCGLTAREIWRGRGEPLVSRLPAAALTASEALLFVVRIPLTALRPPSEPYPLTLPGMGALVLLGLLYTVALAFLFLALAKERLEWQQRLSALTDPLTGALNRRGLEQAAACVLAGGPATLLLLDLDHFKRVNDTYGHGVGDEVLVACAAAMPGCLPPRAVIGRLGGEEFACLLPDGEGAGEIAEAIRRAVAALRLERAPDLHVTASIGAARGGSELQCLIARADRALYRAKRGGRNRVAWDPDRVGPPPDLDLAS from the coding sequence ATGCTCGACGTGGCGACATTGCTGGCCGTCGCGACGTGCCTCTGTTTCATCGTCGGCCTGCTGTTCCTCCTGTCCTGGCGCCAAGCGCCCCGGACCCGGGCGCTCGCGATCTGGGGCGTCGGGCATCTGCTCGCGGCGGTTGCATCGGTCCTCCTCGCGGGGCAGGGCACGCTGCCCGACCTGGTCTCCATCGGCCTCGCGAACGCGCTGATGCTGGGCGCCTTCGGCCTGATGTGGAGCGGCGCGCGCAGCTTCGAGGGGCGCCGGACGCCCCTCGCCGCCCTGGCGGCCGCCCCCGCCCTCTGGTGCGCGGCCTGCGCGGTCCCGGCTTTCCTGGCGAGTTCCTCGGGGCGGGTGATGCTCGTCGCGGCCCTCGCGGCGGTGCCGTGCGGCCTCACCGCGCGCGAGATCTGGCGCGGGCGCGGGGAGCCGCTCGTCTCCCGCCTCCCGGCGGCCGCCCTGACGGCGAGCGAGGCGCTCCTCTTCGTGGTCCGGATCCCGCTCACCGCCCTGCGGCCGCCGAGCGAGCCCTATCCCCTCACGCTCCCGGGGATGGGCGCCCTGGTCCTGCTGGGCCTGCTCTACACGGTGGCGCTGGCCTTCCTGTTCCTGGCCCTGGCCAAGGAGCGGCTCGAATGGCAGCAGCGGCTCAGCGCGCTCACCGATCCGCTCACCGGGGCGCTCAACCGGCGCGGCCTGGAGCAGGCCGCCGCCTGCGTGCTGGCGGGCGGGCCGGCGACGCTCCTCCTCCTCGATCTCGATCACTTCAAGCGCGTGAACGACACCTACGGGCACGGGGTCGGGGACGAGGTGCTCGTCGCCTGCGCTGCCGCGATGCCGGGGTGTCTCCCGCCGCGGGCGGTGATCGGGCGCCTGGGCGGCGAGGAATTCGCCTGCCTGCTGCCGGACGGGGAGGGGGCGGGGGAGATCGCCGAAGCGATCCGGCGGGCCGTGGCGGCGCTGCGCCTGGAGCGCGCGCCGGACCTGCACGTGACGGCGAGCATCGGCGCCGCGCGGGGCGGTTCGGAGCTTCAATGCCTGATCGCCAGGGCCGATCGGGCGCTCTACCGCGCAAAGCGCGGCGGTCGCAACCGCGTCGCCTGGGATCCCGACCGCGTCGGGCCGCCTCCCGATCTCGACCTCGCGTCGTGA